In Solea senegalensis isolate Sse05_10M unplaced genomic scaffold, IFAPA_SoseM_1 scf7180000014456, whole genome shotgun sequence, the DNA window AGATGTCCTGGCAGTCACACCTCAATGATGTTCACAGATGgtatcttgttgttgttgttgttgttggagaactgtgggaggagagaggCACATGACAGGTATGATGAGAAGGCTGCAGTCACAGGAATCATCAGGCCGGTTTCCACCAAGTGCTACAATTCAGCTCTGTGCATCATGCAGTTACTGCAGAGTTGTTTTGACTGTCAAAAGTtgtaaaagtaacaaaaatgaCCAGTCACTTTTGGCGCTTGCCACTTTTTCttgtctgatactgataccgatacagTCCaggtttgtttcctgtttctatcttaactgtaatctgtaatcttcAGTGTGGCCAATGAACCGTTTTTGTCGAATTCATAGATTTGATTGGTCAACAGAGAATTATCACTTCCGACTCTgggaatgaaaaacaaacaaagcttgtcTTGAGATAAACAGCAGGAAGTGCTGGGTTTGTTtcctgtgatgacatcacactgaACTGCACGGGCGTCACTCGGTGGAAACTCGGCGATCAAGTTCACCTGAAGATGCACCTCGGCtttgatgttttattgatgtttgGTGGCAGCAGTATCGTGATTGTGTGTGACTTTTGTTCGGTGCTCTGGTTTGAACGCAGCAGATGGATATGGTTTGTGGCTCTGATCGCTGATCAAAAGACAACTCATAGGAAGCAATGACTGCAGTGGAGTTAGCCAGCGGTTTGCTGAATGCTGCACAGTCCATGCACTTAATGGTGGCCGCGCGTGAAGCAGTTACAGTGATTTTTCACATGACACTATGAGTGTATGCGGCAGAGTGTGAAGTTTCAGTGGCCGGGATCATTCACCTGCCCGGTGCCGCTGGGGGGGAAGGTGCccggggagaggaggaggaggaggaggagggttatACCTTACTACGCAACAGCCCCCCTGTTGGGTGTTCAGGAGTGCTGCACTCTGAGGAGTTTTTGGCtttgtccttgttgttgttgggcTCGTTGTCTTTTATTATGTCGTACTGGCGACAGAAGAGAGCGATTACACCTGAGAGGGAAACAAACGAGCAGAGGTCACAGTCAGCCAGCAATGACTCGTCACCGAAACACAAATGAAGTCTGCTTCGTGGAGCGCTTTGATTCCTCACCTGCCCACATGATCAGCACCGCCACGATGATGATGAGCTCCCCCGCCCTCAGCTGTGTGCTCTGGCCCACTTCCTCCATCGTCACCTCGTCTGAAGGAGATAAGAAGCGGCGTGTTTATAAATCTGTACACGCTGCCATTGCGGCTGTAGAGTTTAATTTTAGTGTCTTCCTGCCCTGCTGTAGTGTGGATGGCAGGCGTATCCAGAGCAGAAtctatgcattttttttttttttacacaaaatcaaTACAGTGTTGATGATGCCTGAATTTAACCCTTAAAACTCAAAGCATTTGGCTGCTTtcttccattactatgtttaaatgatctgattaaaaaaaacaaacaatataaacacaaaaaaaactagtactcaagtactcaaaatgtataaaatcagggttgaatttgtgaaatttggaaatacgtcaaagttcacttggctcaaacatgaacaaaaagaaaagaaaaaacagtcaaactttgtgacttctgcacaattattgct includes these proteins:
- the LOC122761227 gene encoding fibronectin type III domain-containing protein 5-like encodes the protein MEEVGQSTQLRAGELIIIVAVLIMWAGVIALFCRQYDIIKDNEPNNNKDKAKNSSECSTPEHPTGGLLRSKFSNNNNNNKIPSVNIIEV